DNA from Megalops cyprinoides isolate fMegCyp1 chromosome 14, fMegCyp1.pri, whole genome shotgun sequence:
AAATTAGTTTAAAACTTGGGGTCATGGGACTAATTATAAGGAGAAGGACTCATTTATCCTCAGTCTCCTCTGCATGGAGACGAGAACAGCCAGGTCAGTGACAGCTCCCAGGGCCCAAACAAGTAAATTCAATTGCTGTGATTGCATTATGCAGTCATGCCCTGTATGTGGCATTCATACCTCAATAAAGAGCAGAGCCGAAAAGCAGGCGCCTGCTCAGGTCTTCTGATAGCTCTCCACCGCGGGATCCCTCGGGGCCAGTGTGCCACAGTTCAACCCTCTGGTGTCATGTCATCAAGAGGGATTTTCGAGTCcgttcagtctttttttttaatctaaatgaATGGTCTGATCCTCAGTTTGGTGCTGGTGCTTGATCACTGCTGGATGAATGCGACTTTTAGTCCTATTGTCTGCTTaggtttttacttttttggttCCATTTTAGGAATGGGTAGTTATTGTTATATGAAAAGTAGTTTCTTTGAAAGTTATTTAATAATTCAGCGAATTTCAGAAGACACAGTTGAGTATGCAGAAGAGAAAAATGTGCATTATAAGAGGGATAAACATCAATGTTTTCAATCATTTACTGAGAACATTGATGTTTATCAGGCCACAGAAATTGAAGTCTGTTTAAGGCATTGACCGAGAGAAATACACACATGGTCAACAATGTCTAAAGAGGTGCATCTTCAGGAGGTGAAAGGTAGTAAGGTAGTTCTAGTATTGGTGGACCTAATTATTGCACTGTATATTAGTTAACCAAAATGAACTTTTGGTAGACTCATGTTAATCATGAACTGACTTCTtgtttctgtgcatgtctgtagaTGTCTGTCATTGATAAAACAGTATTGACTGCATtattggtgctgtgtgtgtgtgtgtgtgtgatgtgcagggCAGCTGGAGTGACGTGGTGGGGAGGCGGTACTCTCTCCTGACCTGCCTTCTGCTGAGCACTCTGGGATACGCCCTGCTTGGTCTGTCCACTAGTATTGTCCTGTTTGTGGTTGCCAGGATACCTGTGGGTGAGTCAGTGCACAGCTGAGGAGACTGCAACTGCTGGGCTGGATGGGCAGGGCTTCAGGACAAACAGGCGATCTGTACAGTTCCCATCACGGGGATTGATATGCAGCAGAATAAAATTGTAGATTCAGAATACAGTACATAATTCACAGAGGATATGATTTGTTGATTCAGGAAATTGTCATCTTGTTGGACTTTTAGGTCAAACGTGCTGGCACAGAATTGCtttatataattacacataaataaTGTACCATATGATGGCACATATTTACAGTGCCTTGCTCTGCTATGGCTTTTGCCGGCTTTTGGATGATGATTTGTATGTGATCTTCACATCCTGTTTATAATTGTGTTGCTCTCTGTACCCAGGACTCTTTAAACACTCACTGTCGATATGTCGGGCCCTGCTGTCTGACCTGGTGTCGGAGACGGAGCGCCCCCTGGTGATGGGGCACTTCAACGCAGCCTCCAGTGTGGGCTTCATCTTGGGCCCAGTGGTGGGGGGGTACCTCACGGAGCATGAGGGTGGCTTCTACACCTCCTCCTTCGTCTGTGCAGCCATCTTCCTCCTCAATGCAGGTagctgagagaaggagagagtaaCAGAGAGCCTAACACGGACTGGCTAGCAGGCTGACTGTGAAAGGCAGGCCTACTTATCTGCTTCTCTCTCCAAATTACTGGCAGCCACACTTCACCTGATTTGTTCATTGCAGCCTCTTTGAAATCTTCACATTTGAGAAATAGTAAATGCCTTTCCTCCATACAGCCATTTTATGGGCTCTAGCAACACTCTCCATTTCTGAAAGCACTTATACATGCTGTGTAATGCAGAATGAGGTTTCTCGTCTGCTTATATATCCGTGTGCtttgtacaaaaataatgatcatTTCAATGTTGAtatgtggttgtgtatgtacttgacttaccttagttttctaggctgtctaggTTCAgattaccacaagttaacttggggtagtgcttgaatggtgttgcgCATGCCCTCACTGGTGTTGAGTgtgttgttagcctgctctgacacagctTCTCATTTAGCATGCATGGATACACTTCTGGCCTCTTGCACTGGAAGTTGTGGATGTGGATAAGAGTACCTGCTAAATTCACGTAAACTAATGTAAAGAAAGGAAAACTTATCACCCGCTGTTTGTTCAGGCTTAGTGTGGATGCTGCCTTGGAGCGATGCCCCGAGCCGTACGGACGCCAATGCCAACAGCAACAGTGAATCCCCAGACACGGCAAAGAGGTCAAGGCAGAATGGTTCGGACGGGGCCAACCACATTGGGCCAGGGCCAGGCCTGGTGGGGCGGGACCCATCCCCCCTGCAGCCCGCCTGGAGGCAGCTGTCATCGGTGCTGCTGCGGATACGCACGGTGGCGTCCTCAGACATGTGGGACGTGTTCTTGGTGCGCCTCCTCATGGCAGTGGCCATCATGTTGTACTACAGCAACTTCTcgctggcgctggaggagcgCTTCGCCCTCAAGCCCAAGGTGACAGGCTACCTGATCAGCTACAGCAGCACGCTGGGGGCGCTGGCTGGCTGCCTGGTGGGGCCTGTCACCAAGCTCTACCGAAACGACATGTCGGCTCTGCTGCTGCACTCCACCATGCTCACCTGCTCACTCATTTTCCTGTACGCCACGGCGCCCAGCGTGTGGCAGGTGCTGCTCACTTCCACCTTCTTCGCCATCTCCACCACCATTGGCCGCACCTGCATCACGGACTTGGAGCTGCGGCGTGGCGGTGGCGCCCGGGCCAGTGGCACGCTCATTGGCGCCGGGCAGTCGGTCACCGCCGTGGGCCGTGTGCTGGCACCCCTGCTCTCAGGTCTGGCGCAGGAGGTGAGCCCCTGCGGGCCACCCGCCCTCGGGGTCGTGCTGGCA
Protein-coding regions in this window:
- the mfsd9 gene encoding major facilitator superfamily domain-containing protein 9; translated protein: MYHSKCSIFQRPLRQTRFIQCMYVVGFMDLFGVSMIIPLLSHHVKSLGASPTVAGIVGSTYGILQLFSSTVIGSWSDVVGRRYSLLTCLLLSTLGYALLGLSTSIVLFVVARIPVGLFKHSLSICRALLSDLVSETERPLVMGHFNAASSVGFILGPVVGGYLTEHEGGFYTSSFVCAAIFLLNAGLVWMLPWSDAPSRTDANANSNSESPDTAKRSRQNGSDGANHIGPGPGLVGRDPSPLQPAWRQLSSVLLRIRTVASSDMWDVFLVRLLMAVAIMLYYSNFSLALEERFALKPKVTGYLISYSSTLGALAGCLVGPVTKLYRNDMSALLLHSTMLTCSLIFLYATAPSVWQVLLTSTFFAISTTIGRTCITDLELRRGGGARASGTLIGAGQSVTAVGRVLAPLLSGLAQEVSPCGPPALGVVLALAAVLLLLIRMPKWDSKGKAKNPKL